The following are encoded in a window of Mycobacteroides chelonae CCUG 47445 genomic DNA:
- a CDS encoding winged helix-turn-helix domain-containing protein, translating to MSRSGLSIVQARRIAIAAQGFTDVPATPVTRAHLRKLISRIQVLQLDSVSVAVRAHYAPVFSRLGPYDRSLLDDAAWSHSARTPRLLIEYWAHEAALMSIQDWPLMRWRMREYRHGRWARKFVEENPGLVDEVLAAVAELGPCTAGQIEAYLEREAPSRKGPWWDRSETKWIAEALFSSGELTTDKRVGFSRHYQLAHKVIPADIYQREISDEEAVLELARRAVRALGVGTEADIRDYFRLSAGQIKPALTALVEAGEVERVAVDGWSAPAYLAAGQTIPRADRGTALLCPFDPLIFFRPRVERLFDFHYRIEIYTPAPKRQYGYYVWPFLLDGHLVGRVDLKADRAAGTLNVIGAFAEQGQDPARIAGPLAEQLIGMASWLGLGSVAVGRRGDLVRALGGALRTTR from the coding sequence GTGAGCCGGTCAGGGTTGAGCATCGTGCAGGCGCGTCGCATCGCGATTGCGGCGCAGGGCTTCACCGACGTGCCAGCGACCCCGGTCACCCGTGCTCACTTGCGTAAGCTCATCTCCAGAATTCAGGTACTACAACTGGATTCGGTATCCGTGGCAGTGCGTGCCCACTATGCCCCGGTGTTCAGCAGGCTCGGGCCCTACGACCGCTCACTTCTTGATGACGCTGCCTGGAGCCACAGCGCGCGTACGCCTCGGCTGCTCATTGAGTATTGGGCGCATGAGGCGGCGCTGATGTCCATTCAGGACTGGCCGTTGATGCGTTGGCGCATGCGCGAGTACCGGCATGGGCGATGGGCGCGAAAGTTCGTCGAGGAGAACCCGGGCCTTGTTGATGAGGTGCTGGCCGCGGTGGCCGAACTCGGGCCGTGTACCGCCGGGCAGATCGAGGCATACCTGGAGCGGGAAGCGCCGAGCCGCAAGGGCCCATGGTGGGATCGCAGTGAGACTAAGTGGATCGCGGAAGCCTTATTCTCTTCGGGCGAGCTGACCACCGACAAGCGCGTCGGGTTCTCGCGGCATTATCAGCTGGCGCACAAGGTGATTCCTGCTGACATCTACCAACGCGAAATCTCCGATGAGGAGGCCGTGCTGGAACTCGCACGCCGCGCGGTGCGTGCGCTGGGCGTGGGAACCGAGGCCGATATCCGTGACTACTTCCGGCTCTCGGCGGGGCAGATCAAACCGGCACTGACCGCGCTCGTCGAGGCGGGGGAAGTCGAGAGGGTGGCCGTCGACGGCTGGAGCGCACCAGCGTATCTGGCTGCCGGGCAGACGATTCCACGTGCCGACCGAGGTACGGCGTTGCTGTGCCCGTTCGACCCGCTGATCTTCTTCCGTCCCAGGGTCGAGCGACTCTTCGACTTTCACTATCGCATCGAGATCTACACGCCGGCACCCAAGCGGCAGTACGGCTACTACGTCTGGCCGTTTCTGCTCGACGGGCATTTGGTCGGCAGGGTCGATCTGAAGGCTGACCGTGCGGCCGGGACGCTCAATGTCATCGGCGCGTTCGCCGAGCAGGGACAGGACCCGGCGCGCATCGCCGGGCCGCTTGCCGAGCAGCTGATCGGTATGGCGTCATGGTTGGGTCTGGGTTCCGTCGCGGTCGGCAGGCGCGGCGACTTGGTCAGGGCGCTGGGCGGCGCGCTTCGAACGACACGGTGA